The Fuerstiella sp. genome includes a window with the following:
- the recR gene encoding recombination mediator RecR produces MADRNQATSDHPYGPSVARLIDEFARLPGIGRKSAERLSNYILSCSGAEANRLVEAVRDVKTNVKRCTVCFNLTENDVCRLCRDPRRDRCVVCVVEQPKDVVALESSGAFQGVYHVLGGRIAPLEGIGPEDLTISQLVQRIRNDGISELVMATNPTVDGDGTALFITNLLQNDDVTITRLARGIASGSVLEFANCEMLADALRGRRTF; encoded by the coding sequence ATGGCAGACAGAAATCAAGCCACGTCAGATCACCCTTACGGTCCAAGTGTCGCTCGGCTGATTGATGAGTTCGCACGCCTTCCCGGTATCGGTCGTAAATCGGCCGAACGTCTGTCCAATTATATCCTGTCCTGTTCGGGTGCTGAAGCGAATCGACTTGTGGAAGCCGTTCGTGACGTGAAAACCAACGTCAAACGCTGCACGGTTTGTTTCAACCTGACTGAGAACGATGTCTGTCGTCTGTGTCGTGACCCTCGTCGAGACCGTTGTGTGGTGTGTGTTGTCGAACAGCCGAAGGACGTAGTTGCTCTGGAATCAAGTGGTGCATTTCAGGGGGTTTACCATGTCCTTGGCGGTCGGATCGCTCCGCTGGAAGGGATCGGTCCCGAAGATCTTACAATCAGTCAACTGGTGCAGCGCATTCGAAACGACGGCATCAGTGAACTGGTGATGGCTACGAATCCAACGGTCGACGGTGACGGAACCGCATTATTCATAACGAACCTGCTGCAGAACGATGATGTGACGATTACAAGGCTTGCCCGTGGGATCGCATCGGGCAGTGTCC